The Verrucomicrobiia bacterium genome window below encodes:
- the lon gene encoding endopeptidase La: MTSPDTEFISILGAAGNPEAPARVSAHSLPDVLPILGLSDIVIFPGMVAPLLVETPQSTKLIDDVVAGDRLLGVALQRKPEAENPTPEEMHEVGCAARLLKMLKFPDNTVRVLVEGLWRIRIKEYTGDAPYLNAKFELMKDVADDSVELTAMMRNAQGQFQEIIKLSPALSEQVKIAALNTEDPGHFTDLIAVNLNLSLEERQKLLETTSVKERLQFLLPMLNREHEVLTLSSKIQTEVATSISKTQRDFFLREQLRAIQRELGETDPNSTELSGLQDRIARTAMPDEVRQTATQELERLQQIPPAAAEYSVTRHYLDWILGLPWQKETEDKLDIKEAERILNQQHFGLSKVKDRLLEFLAVIKRRKEIKGPILCLVGPPGVGKTSLGRSVADALGRKFARIALGGMRDEAEIRGHRRTYVGALPGRIIQTLKRVESRNPVILLDELDKVGSDFRGDPASALLEVLDPAQNNTFTDYYIDLPFDLSRVLFLTTANWLDPIHPALRDRLEVIELPSYTESEKLQIAKQYLVPRQLEEHGLKKSEVRIPDTTVRRVILDYTREAGVRQLEREIAALARKATRQIVSNGEVEKPLVIAPERVKEFLGSPRFVSEVAENIKEIGIATGMAWTPVGGEVMFIEATRMPGKGGLLLTGSLGDVMKESAQTAMSYLRSQAKSLGMDVEDHSKYDIHIHVPAGATPKDGPSAGVTLLVALASLLTRKRVKSQVSMTGEISLRGRVLRVGGIKEKVLAASRFGIKEVVLPEQNKLDWEDVPEEVRKKLTVHFVRHISELLPLTLHTK, encoded by the coding sequence ATGACTTCGCCGGATACTGAGTTCATCAGCATTCTGGGCGCAGCCGGTAATCCGGAAGCGCCTGCACGTGTCTCCGCGCATTCGCTTCCAGACGTTCTTCCCATCTTGGGCCTTTCCGACATTGTTATTTTTCCAGGAATGGTCGCTCCCCTTCTGGTCGAGACACCCCAGAGCACCAAACTGATCGATGATGTTGTCGCGGGGGATCGCCTTCTCGGCGTGGCGCTGCAGCGCAAGCCCGAAGCGGAAAACCCGACGCCCGAGGAAATGCATGAGGTCGGGTGCGCCGCGCGGCTCCTCAAGATGCTGAAATTCCCCGACAACACCGTCCGCGTCCTGGTTGAGGGCTTGTGGCGCATCCGCATCAAGGAATACACGGGCGACGCCCCCTACCTGAACGCGAAGTTTGAGTTGATGAAGGATGTCGCGGATGACTCCGTGGAACTGACCGCGATGATGCGCAACGCGCAGGGACAATTCCAGGAGATCATCAAGCTTTCCCCTGCCCTCTCCGAACAGGTGAAGATCGCGGCGCTGAACACCGAGGACCCGGGACATTTCACGGACCTGATTGCCGTCAACCTGAACCTCAGCCTTGAAGAACGGCAGAAGCTCCTGGAAACGACATCAGTCAAAGAGCGTCTGCAATTCCTCCTGCCGATGCTTAACCGCGAGCATGAAGTGCTCACGTTGAGCTCGAAGATTCAAACGGAAGTCGCCACATCCATTTCAAAAACGCAGCGCGATTTTTTCCTGCGCGAGCAGTTGCGCGCCATCCAGCGCGAATTGGGTGAAACAGATCCCAACTCCACTGAGCTGAGCGGGCTGCAGGATCGGATCGCACGCACCGCGATGCCTGACGAGGTCCGGCAAACTGCCACTCAGGAACTCGAACGGCTGCAGCAGATCCCGCCGGCCGCCGCTGAATATTCCGTCACGCGCCATTACCTCGACTGGATTCTCGGGCTTCCGTGGCAGAAGGAAACCGAGGACAAGCTCGACATCAAGGAAGCCGAACGCATTCTGAACCAGCAGCATTTCGGGCTCAGCAAGGTTAAGGATCGCCTGCTGGAATTTCTCGCAGTGATCAAACGACGAAAGGAAATTAAAGGGCCCATCCTTTGCCTCGTCGGGCCGCCAGGCGTCGGAAAAACTTCGCTGGGCCGCAGCGTGGCGGACGCTCTCGGTCGCAAGTTCGCGCGCATCGCGCTGGGTGGCATGCGCGACGAAGCAGAGATTCGCGGACATCGCCGCACCTATGTCGGCGCGCTCCCTGGCCGCATCATCCAGACGTTAAAGCGCGTGGAGAGCCGCAATCCAGTGATCCTCCTGGACGAACTGGACAAGGTCGGATCAGATTTCCGGGGCGATCCCGCGTCAGCATTGCTTGAAGTGCTCGATCCGGCGCAAAACAACACGTTCACGGATTACTATATTGACCTGCCGTTCGACCTTTCACGCGTGCTGTTTCTGACAACCGCAAACTGGCTCGATCCCATCCATCCCGCGCTCCGCGACCGCCTTGAAGTCATTGAACTCCCCAGTTACACGGAATCGGAGAAGCTGCAGATCGCGAAGCAATACCTCGTTCCGCGACAGCTGGAAGAACACGGCTTGAAGAAAAGCGAAGTGCGCATTCCTGATACAACGGTTCGCCGCGTGATCCTTGATTACACGCGTGAGGCCGGGGTGCGGCAATTGGAACGCGAGATTGCGGCACTCGCACGCAAGGCAACCCGGCAAATCGTCAGCAACGGGGAGGTCGAGAAGCCACTGGTCATCGCGCCCGAACGCGTGAAGGAATTCCTCGGCTCGCCGCGCTTTGTCTCGGAAGTGGCCGAAAACATCAAAGAAATCGGCATCGCAACGGGCATGGCATGGACTCCTGTTGGCGGGGAAGTGATGTTCATCGAAGCCACGCGCATGCCAGGCAAGGGTGGTTTGCTCCTGACGGGTTCGCTAGGCGACGTGATGAAGGAGAGCGCGCAGACAGCGATGAGCTACCTGCGCAGCCAGGCAAAGTCGCTCGGCATGGATGTCGAAGATCACAGCAAATACGACATTCACATTCACGTGCCGGCCGGCGCGACGCCCAAGGACGGCCCAAGCGCCGGGGTGACGCTGCTCGTTGCCCTGGCATCGCTGCTGACCCGCAAGCGCGTCAAGTCGCAGGTGTCAATGACTGGCGAAATCAGCCTGCGCGGACGCGTCCTGCGCGTGGGTGGCATCAAGGAAAAGGTGCTCGCCGCGTCACGATTTGGAATCAAGGAAGTCGTTCTGCCGGAGCAAAACAAACTAGATTGGGAAGATGTTCCCGAAGAGGTTCGGAAGAAGCTGACGGTTCATTTCGTCCGCCACATTTCAGAGCTGCTTCCGCTCACGCTCCACACCAAATGA
- a CDS encoding Hsp20/alpha crystallin family protein, producing MSSSVHFVSRSASVQGKAHWVPNTDMYETENGLVIKVELAGMRSDNLEITVEGNRLRISGNRPDGCRAPKCSFLMMEINYGPFESVLELPPGSGYDLSQAKAAYLNGFLRIDVPLAQSQTKSTRVPIAEGN from the coding sequence GTGAGTTCGTCTGTCCATTTCGTGTCCCGGTCCGCCTCCGTGCAGGGCAAGGCGCACTGGGTTCCCAACACGGACATGTACGAGACCGAAAACGGTCTGGTGATCAAGGTCGAGCTGGCAGGAATGCGGAGCGATAACCTTGAAATCACGGTCGAAGGCAATCGCCTGCGCATCAGCGGTAATCGGCCCGATGGTTGTCGCGCGCCGAAGTGCAGCTTCCTGATGATGGAGATCAACTACGGCCCGTTCGAAAGCGTTCTCGAGCTGCCACCAGGCTCGGGGTATGACCTGAGCCAGGCCAAAGCAGCGTATTTAAACGGCTTTTTGCGGATTGACGTGCCCTTGGCGCAGTCGCAGACGAAAAGCACCAGGGTGCCTATTGCCGAGGGAAATTAA
- a CDS encoding outer membrane lipoprotein-sorting protein, translating into MSRSLWISAAAVLIAGMVEAAQPVVLSREQGEREGRQLAEEMRSMRPEKPSASSGVLTIKRGSNPATTVPIRFDIKPYKRNWITTYEAAGVQKGISRLTVTHQDGGTNAYVVVENGAEKRLAGSETMVSFAGSDFWVADLGLEFLAWPGQRILRKEIRRGQSCSVLESTNPNPEPGTYVRVLSWVDIDTGGIVNADAFGNERRPIKEFAAKSFKKIEGRWELKEIEMYDRRSNSRTTLTFDLRAGKTPPETGSR; encoded by the coding sequence ATGAGCCGCTCACTTTGGATATCAGCCGCTGCAGTTTTGATTGCAGGAATGGTCGAGGCCGCACAGCCGGTTGTATTGTCGCGCGAACAAGGCGAACGCGAAGGGCGTCAACTCGCCGAGGAGATGCGTTCGATGCGCCCCGAAAAGCCTTCGGCAAGTTCGGGAGTGCTCACAATCAAACGCGGCAGCAACCCTGCGACCACGGTTCCGATTCGCTTCGACATCAAGCCCTACAAGCGGAATTGGATCACAACCTATGAGGCGGCAGGAGTGCAGAAAGGCATTTCCCGATTGACCGTCACGCATCAGGACGGCGGGACGAATGCCTACGTTGTCGTTGAGAACGGCGCCGAGAAGCGGCTTGCCGGATCCGAAACCATGGTTTCATTCGCGGGCTCTGACTTCTGGGTTGCGGATCTCGGACTGGAATTTCTGGCATGGCCCGGCCAACGAATCCTGCGCAAGGAAATCCGACGGGGACAATCCTGCAGCGTGCTGGAAAGCACGAATCCCAATCCCGAGCCGGGCACATACGTGCGTGTGCTTTCGTGGGTCGACATTGACACTGGCGGAATCGTCAATGCAGATGCGTTTGGCAACGAGCGGCGTCCCATAAAGGAATTTGCAGCGAAGTCCTTCAAGAAGATCGAGGGTCGTTGGGAACTGAAGGAGATCGAGATGTACGATCGCCGCTCCAACTCCCGGACCACCCTGACCTTCGACCTGAGAGCCGGCAAAACCCCGCCTGAAACTGGATCGCGCTGA